A single genomic interval of Monodelphis domestica isolate mMonDom1 chromosome X, mMonDom1.pri, whole genome shotgun sequence harbors:
- the LOC103096080 gene encoding TNFAIP3-interacting protein 1-like isoform X1 codes for MSSTSVFLPASRQDSSPFGIDQERRFPDGANHPIQTLALAPVAQKSQPQPLHSLTFSRENKRSESRHSESISYVTESLAMNSADEEKLLLMSKNSELRRLNKELMKLNQEWDHIYHTTTLQMQQKMSALQMEVVGLKQRGERLVMKLEQEQNKKEYYEQTLLQELKKNQNLQEYVRHLESKLRQSHDRQTLVNFLEGYGNSPILLPRKNRKTELYETGSMLEPKDLERMKTESENLRKKEEDMRHQMALLKEQLKAFEDDFRKERSDKQVFQRLLSSKSHSISSIARGCDCNGQEKLSASAIASTRSRPGGCSKPCDRYSLKGSDSTKTHIPLRSSYRDF; via the exons ATGAGCAGTACATCCGTTTTCCTACCTGCTTCTCGGCAGGACAGCTCACCCTTTGGGATAGATCAGGAAAGAAGGTTTCCAGATGGGGCTAATCACCCAATCCAAACCCTGGCCTTGGCTCCAGTGGCCCAGAAAAGCCAGCCTCAGCCTCTGCATTCTCTGACTTTTTCCAG AGAGAACAAACGTTCTGAGTCCAGACATTCTGAGAGTATCAGCTATGTCACAGAGAGCCTGGCGATGAACTCGGCTGATGAGGAGAAGTTGCTTTTGATGAGCAAGAATTCAGAGCTCCGGAGGCTCAACAAAGAG CTCATGAAGCTGAATCAAGAGTGGGATCACATCTACCACACCACGACCCTACAAATGCAGCAAAAGATGAGTGCCTTGCAGATGGAGGTGGTCGGCCTCAAGCAGCGGGGAGAGCGACTGGTCATGAAGCTTGAACAAGAGCAG AACAAGAAGGAGTACTATGAACAAACCCTTCTTCAGGAGCTTAAGAAGAACCAGAACCTCCAGGAATATGTGAGGCACCTTGAGAGCAAACTGCGCCAGAGTCATGACAGGCAGACCCTGGTG AATTTCTTAGAAGGCTATGGCAATTCTCCAATCCTGCTGCCCAGGAAGAACAGAAAG ACTGAACTATATGAAACTGGGTCCATGCTGGAGCCCAAAGACCTGGAGCGAATGAAAACTGAAAGTGAAAATCTACGCAAGAAGGAGGAGGACATGAGGCACCAAATGGCCCTTTTGAAAGAACAG cTCAAGGCCTTTGAAGATGACTTTAGGAAGGAGCGCTCGGACAAGCAAGTCTTCCAACGCCTCCTGAGCAGCAAATCTCATAGCATAAGCTCCATTGCCAGGGGCTGTGATTGCAATGGCCAAGAGAAGCTTTCTGCTTCAGCCATAGCCTCTACCAGGTCTAGACCAGGCGGCTGCAGCAAACCCTGTGATCGATACTCACTGAAAGGCAGCGATAGTACCAAGACCCACATTCCCTTGCGATCCTCATACCGTGACTTTTAG
- the LOC103096080 gene encoding TNFAIP3-interacting protein 1-like isoform X2 produces the protein MSSTSVFLPASRQDSSPFGIDQERRFPDGANHPIQTLALAPVAQKSQPQPLHSLTFSRENKRSESRHSESISYVTESLAMNSADEEKLLLMSKNSELRRLNKELMKLNQEWDHIYHTTTLQMQQKMSALQMEVVGLKQRGERLVMKLEQEQNKKEYYEQTLLQELKKNQNLQEYVRHLESKLRQSHDRQTLVTELYETGSMLEPKDLERMKTESENLRKKEEDMRHQMALLKEQLKAFEDDFRKERSDKQVFQRLLSSKSHSISSIARGCDCNGQEKLSASAIASTRSRPGGCSKPCDRYSLKGSDSTKTHIPLRSSYRDF, from the exons ATGAGCAGTACATCCGTTTTCCTACCTGCTTCTCGGCAGGACAGCTCACCCTTTGGGATAGATCAGGAAAGAAGGTTTCCAGATGGGGCTAATCACCCAATCCAAACCCTGGCCTTGGCTCCAGTGGCCCAGAAAAGCCAGCCTCAGCCTCTGCATTCTCTGACTTTTTCCAG AGAGAACAAACGTTCTGAGTCCAGACATTCTGAGAGTATCAGCTATGTCACAGAGAGCCTGGCGATGAACTCGGCTGATGAGGAGAAGTTGCTTTTGATGAGCAAGAATTCAGAGCTCCGGAGGCTCAACAAAGAG CTCATGAAGCTGAATCAAGAGTGGGATCACATCTACCACACCACGACCCTACAAATGCAGCAAAAGATGAGTGCCTTGCAGATGGAGGTGGTCGGCCTCAAGCAGCGGGGAGAGCGACTGGTCATGAAGCTTGAACAAGAGCAG AACAAGAAGGAGTACTATGAACAAACCCTTCTTCAGGAGCTTAAGAAGAACCAGAACCTCCAGGAATATGTGAGGCACCTTGAGAGCAAACTGCGCCAGAGTCATGACAGGCAGACCCTGGTG ACTGAACTATATGAAACTGGGTCCATGCTGGAGCCCAAAGACCTGGAGCGAATGAAAACTGAAAGTGAAAATCTACGCAAGAAGGAGGAGGACATGAGGCACCAAATGGCCCTTTTGAAAGAACAG cTCAAGGCCTTTGAAGATGACTTTAGGAAGGAGCGCTCGGACAAGCAAGTCTTCCAACGCCTCCTGAGCAGCAAATCTCATAGCATAAGCTCCATTGCCAGGGGCTGTGATTGCAATGGCCAAGAGAAGCTTTCTGCTTCAGCCATAGCCTCTACCAGGTCTAGACCAGGCGGCTGCAGCAAACCCTGTGATCGATACTCACTGAAAGGCAGCGATAGTACCAAGACCCACATTCCCTTGCGATCCTCATACCGTGACTTTTAG